From the Methanobacterium sp. BAmetb5 genome, the window AAGCCACTGATGAGTATGGCCATGGTGGTGGTTCGGTACCCGTTGATGGCGAAAACTGCCAGGCCTATAACGAAAAGGATATAGTACCATTTACGAGGGTATTTGGCCAGGAGAATGGTGATGGCCGGTAAAAATATGGGGTAAGCGAATCGCCAGAGATCCGTGGTGGCCTTGAATTTCAGGTATCCGCTCAGGATGGGTATACCCCCCAGGAGGTAGAGGTTCACAACCTGTAGTACGATACCAATGATTGCTACGGTCAGTACCACCCGTTCATCCAGCAGGATGCGGAGCTTGTTGTACCATGGTGCTGAATTTTCCGGAGTAACCATGGCCCCTCCCCACAGGGATTTAAGTTTTGCACTGCGGTTGTAAATGAATTTAGGCAGGAATACTCCGGCCATGAAAAACAGGGTACCCATTAATACATAGAGCCATGTGGTGCTGGAAATCCATTGAAGATTCCTTAAATGTTCCTGGTAGGCTATTGCCGCCAATCCCACATAGATGGCTATTATTACCACCATGATGTAAGGTGAAAAAAGATCAACGCTTTTAAACTTCATAAATCAGTCCCCTGAATTTAATCTCTTAATATCCTTGAATACACCTGAACAAATCTAATTTCCTATGAAACAAACCTTGAAACAAATTTAATTTTTTTCGGATAATTGAATAAGGATATTTCCAGTCTTTTTTTATTCTTACAGAATAATCTGTGAGCTTTAAAAATTATTTTAATGTTTATGTCTAACTCCTTTATTTCACTTATTTATAAACTTTTTAGTTTTCGCTGATTTATCACTGATTTTTTCCAAAAATGAGACCATTGGGGATTAATGTAGTACCAAAAAAATTCTACAGTAGAATGAGGGGTGAAAATACAATGTATTTGAGTCTACAGTAGAAATTTTTAAAAACATAAAAAAATGTTTTTTTAGATTTTAAAGTCTTAAGAAGGTTTTTTGCATTTTGCAATCTTCCACTTTATTAATCCTCTGCGGCCGCCCTCACCAGTCTACTGGCAAAGGAGGGGCAAGCTGCCACATGGGTATGCACGTAACTGGCCAGTGTTTTTTTACTCATTAGTCCATCACAGTTACCAGTGACTCCGCGACCCCTCAGGATATCAAAGGCAAATTTTGGTTGGGCTCCATCAAGTTCCAGTTTGGAGTAGTGAAATTCATGACCATGGAAGACTTCTCGTTCATGAATAATGATGTTGTCATGGGCGGCCCGGGCAATAACGTAACTTAGGGCCTGGGGTTTCTTGGTCATGTGAGAGTCATAGGGAAAAACATCACACATCTGGTGCTGGTTTATGGAACGAGTTAAATACATAAGCCCTCCACATTCAGCATAGATGGGCCTTTCCTCCTGGTGGAACTGTCTCAGGGAGTGGCGCATGGACTTATTGGCCTCCAGTTCCCGGGCGAATATCTCGGGATAACCTCCCCCAATGTAGATCCCATCCACATCAGGCACTTCCTCATCATGTAACGGGCTGAAATAAATCAGATCAGCATTATTAGATTCCAGGGCCTCTAAATTATCCTGATAATAAAAGGTGAACACTTCATCTCGGGCTATGCCCATTTTCACCCGGCCACGGTGTTCCTGCTGGAAAAGAGGTTCCCTACCTGATGGTAAGTTCCCGGCCCCCTTCATTATACTGGTGAGTGCGTCCAGGTCTATGTTTTCCTCCATGACCCGGCCCCAGTCTTCAATGTTTTTCTTGATGTTCTCCCTTTCCACGGCAGGCACCAATCCCAGGTGGCGCTGCTCCACCGTGAGAAAATCATCCCGGGGAATACCCCCAATTACCGGCGTGTCAGCCAGTTTTTCCACAGCTTCCTTGGTTTTGAGGTAGTGCTTCCTGTTTTTAACCATGTTCAGGATAACACCTTCAATTCTGATGCTGGGATCCAGGGTTTTAAACCCAATGACAATGGCCGCCGCGCTTTTCACCAGGCTGCGAGAATTGAGAATTAGAATCACCGGGGAGTTAAGTGCCTTGGCAATGGATGCCGTGTTTCCCACATCTTCAGTGGGACTTATTCCCTCGTAAAGACCTCTTACTCCCTCTATAATTCCCATACCAGAATTGGAAATCTTTAAACCTCTTTCGAAAGCTTCCCTGATCTGACCGTCACTCATGAAAAAGGAATCCAAGTTACGGCTAACATTGCCGGTGGCCAGAGTGTGATAGGTAGTATCAATATAATCAGGGCCTGCCTTGAAGGGTTGAACTTCCCTCTCCTGGGAAAGGGCCTTCATTATCCCGGTAGAGATGGTGGTTTTCCCCACGGCACTGCCTGTGCCTGCCAGTACTAATCTCATGTTTCTAATTAAGAACTGTCTTTTATAAAAAGGTGACCAGATAAGTGGTAAAGATAAAATTCAAAAAAATAAATAAATGGTTAAAAATTATTCTAATGCTTTTGCACTTGTGTAAGAATCATATATAGCGTATAACCAAAGGACTATGTATATTATCCATGCATAAAATGTTACCATGTATATGGCTGCAGACAATATGAGTGCTACAATTACAAATACAATTCCCATCATGGTCTTTCCTACGTATATTTCCCCTAAACCAGGGATTATGAAAGACAAAATCGCTGCTATAATTGGATTTTTGGCCATTTTTTATTACCTCCCTTAAATTGTAAATAATATCTTTATTTACCTTAATTATAAAGATTTCCATTGTTTCATGGAGAAATTTCTCTTAAAATATTATTTTAAAATTATACAAATGTCTTTATGTTAAAAAACTTGATTTTATGATATATTTGAACAAAGAAAATTTGAAAACTGAAAAAATAATTCTCCTTACCTGACATGTTACTTTGCATCTGCACTCTCTAAATTTTTATGTACCTTAATGGATATAGGATAAGTCTGTATGGAGATGGAAAAACTTCGAATTCTGGGTGAAGCCTCCCAACATGATCTCTGCAACTATGTCAGTCTTAATAAGGAGAATTTCACTTCTCCCAAGTTACCAGGGATTTATCATGCCCGCACGCAGAATGGGTGTCAGGTTCCGCTTTTTAAGGTCTTAATGAGTAATCATTGTACCAGTGATTGTAATTACTGTATTAATCACTGCCATAACCGTTTTGATAGGGTTGAATTTTCACCCCAAGAGTTAATATCACTTTTCCTTCACTACTACCAGAACCACTATGCAGAAGGCCTATTTTTAAGTTCAGGGATGCCGGGTGACGCTGATGTGGCCATGGAGAACATGGTGGAGGTGGCCCGTAAATTGCGTTTAGAGTATGAATACCAGGGTTACATACACCTTAAGGTGATTCCAGGAGCTTCCTATGATATGATCAAAAGGGCCATGAGCCTGGCAGACCGGGTAAGTGTGAACCTTGAATCAGCCACTGTCACCGGTTTTCAGGAGCTCACCAGTACTAAGGATTATCATAATGATGTTCTGCGTAGGATGAAATGGATTGGACGTTTAAAAAGACGTCACCCTGAAATGGCCCCTTCCGGCCAGAGCACCCAACTCATTGTGGGAGCCAACAATGAAACAGATCATGATGTTTTAAAACGTGCACAATGGCTACACAAACACCTGAATATTAATTTAAGTTATTTAAGTCCCTTTGAACCTCTTAAAGATACTCCCCTTGAAGGCCATACCCAACCAGAGGAAAAACGAAGCCCTCGCCTATATCAGGCCCAGTTTCTTCTGAATTCCTATGGTTTCTCCCTGGATGAGATTACCCTGGATGAGGAAGGGTTTCTGATCCTGGATGAAGACCCTAAAATGCTCTGGGCCCAATCACATCCCGATGTATTCCCGGTGGAAGTGAACGAAGCCAGCCTGAAAGAGTTGATGCGGGTCCCGGGTATTGGTAAAAAATCAGCCCAGAGGATCATTGAAAACCGGAGAAGGGGAGTGAAGTTCACTGAAATGGATGAACTGAAAAAAATTGGGGTGGTGGTAAAACGAGCCGAACCATTCCTCCAGTTGAACCATGCCCGGCAGACCACCCTTTCTTTTTAAAAACCTATTTAAAAACTAATATTTTATAAGAATTTCACCGGAAAAAATAGAGTTATAAGTTATAACTAATAAGTTCTAACTTATAATTAATTATAACTTATAACTAACCGCCTCCATTTAAGGAGTTATATCTATAAATTTTCCTTTTCAAACATTTCCCAGATCTCGGGATATTTCTGTTGCACTGCTTCCTCAATGAGGGCTGAAGCCTCTTTACTTATACTGAATGCTGGTTTAGTATTCTTTAAAAACCTCAAAACCGCAGCAGATCTGGCAGACCATAAGGATATGCGAGGATTCTTACGTACTTCCATGATTACGCCATCCACAATGATTTTATTTGGATCTTCACTGGTTTTGGTTTTCCGGGGTTGGGGAGAGGTTTTAGCCTTGGAATTCCTGGAAACTGTTTTGGTGGTCTTCTTTTTTACAGATTTTTTTCCTACTGTTGCTTCCTCTTTTTCAGGCTTTTCTTTACGAATCAGGGCATCTAATCCCCTTCCCAATGCACTTTCACCCTTTTTAGCCGTCATTTATTGTCCTCCAGATCATTACTCAATGATAGGAATTCTTTAGCCAGGTCATTGTAGGCTTCCGTGCCTATGCATTCCTCATCGTAAATTATACATGGTTTTCCATGGCTGGGGGCCTCGGCCAGTTTCACATTACGGGGAATGGTGGTTTTGAAGATGTACTCCCGGTCTCCGAAGTACTGTTTAACATTATGGTAGACATCCCTTCCCAACCGGGTTCGGGAATCATAAAGGGTGATTAATATTCCTTTAATTGGTGATGGACTCTTTAGGCGACTTTCCACCAGGTTCATGGCATCTAACAGATCAGCCATCCCCTCCAGTGCGTAGAATTCCGCCTGGATAGGAATGATCACACTGTCCGCAGCCACCAGGGAGTTGATGGTTAGTATACCCAGAGAGGGAGGCACATCCAGCAACACATAGTCGTAATCATCCAGAAGGCCATCCATGGACTCCTTCAGGATGAAGGGAAACCCGATATCTTTACTTAACTCTACTTCTGCCCCACTAAGGGAAATGTGGCTGGGGAGCACGTCCAGTCCTGAAATTTCCGTGGGGACAATGGCTTCATCCATGGTTTGTTCCCCGGTCAAGACCCGGTAAACAGAATTTTCTTCGTTCTTTTGCACTCCAAACGCAGTGGTGGCATTGGCCTGGGGGTCCATGTCAATTACCAGAACTTTCTTTCCTAAAAGGGCTAGTGCTGCCGAGAGGTTTACTGCTGTGGTGGTTTTACCACAACCTCCCTTCTGATTGAGTATTGATATTATTTCTGCCATAATGGTTCTCCATAGTTATCTTGAATTATAAGTTATAAGTATAAGTTATAAGTTATAATATTTATAGTTTGTAGCGCGTTAATAGGGGGATTTAAAGGCATTTATGAAAAAATTGGAAAAATGATAAAATTTAAAGAAATCAAAAAACAGGGACCAGGCCCGGATTATCACCGGTGATACATTCCCCACCACGGGGGGTTACAATGAAGGTATTTTCGATCCCCACCATACCCACACCCGCAATTCCATTTTTAGGTTCCACTGCAAACACCATTCCTTCCTGTAGTGGTTGGTCGAATCTTTCAGCAATCACCGGGAGTTCATCAATCAGAAGCCCGATGGCATGCCCCAGGAACTTCACCTTACGAGGGCCGAACCCCATGAAGTTTTCCAGGAAATCTTCATCCAGGTTGTCCATTATCCGGTGGTATATCTGGGAAGGGATTGCACCGGGTTTAAGCATTTTTGTAATCTTATTCTGTATTTCCAAACACTTTTGGTGGGTTTCTATGGCGTGTTGTGGTATGGAACTACCGAACATGTAGGTCATGGTCTTATCAGTGTTGTAACCGTTAAAAGCACACCCCACATCCACAAATACCAAGTCCCCATTTTTAAGTTTTCGCTGGCGGCTTCCCAGAACTGGTGCTGCCGGGCTTAAACCCCGGGTTCCGCTGGCACCGTCAAAATAGGTGGGATAGATGGAA encodes:
- the cfbB gene encoding Ni-sirohydrochlorin a,c-diamide synthase encodes the protein MRLVLAGTGSAVGKTTISTGIMKALSQEREVQPFKAGPDYIDTTYHTLATGNVSRNLDSFFMSDGQIREAFERGLKISNSGMGIIEGVRGLYEGISPTEDVGNTASIAKALNSPVILILNSRSLVKSAAAIVIGFKTLDPSIRIEGVILNMVKNRKHYLKTKEAVEKLADTPVIGGIPRDDFLTVEQRHLGLVPAVERENIKKNIEDWGRVMEENIDLDALTSIMKGAGNLPSGREPLFQQEHRGRVKMGIARDEVFTFYYQDNLEALESNNADLIYFSPLHDEEVPDVDGIYIGGGYPEIFARELEANKSMRHSLRQFHQEERPIYAECGGLMYLTRSINQHQMCDVFPYDSHMTKKPQALSYVIARAAHDNIIIHEREVFHGHEFHYSKLELDGAQPKFAFDILRGRGVTGNCDGLMSKKTLASYVHTHVAACPSFASRLVRAAAED
- a CDS encoding helix-hairpin-helix domain-containing protein translates to MEMEKLRILGEASQHDLCNYVSLNKENFTSPKLPGIYHARTQNGCQVPLFKVLMSNHCTSDCNYCINHCHNRFDRVEFSPQELISLFLHYYQNHYAEGLFLSSGMPGDADVAMENMVEVARKLRLEYEYQGYIHLKVIPGASYDMIKRAMSLADRVSVNLESATVTGFQELTSTKDYHNDVLRRMKWIGRLKRRHPEMAPSGQSTQLIVGANNETDHDVLKRAQWLHKHLNINLSYLSPFEPLKDTPLEGHTQPEEKRSPRLYQAQFLLNSYGFSLDEITLDEEGFLILDEDPKMLWAQSHPDVFPVEVNEASLKELMRVPGIGKKSAQRIIENRRRGVKFTEMDELKKIGVVVKRAEPFLQLNHARQTTLSF
- a CDS encoding AAA family ATPase; amino-acid sequence: MTAKKGESALGRGLDALIRKEKPEKEEATVGKKSVKKKTTKTVSRNSKAKTSPQPRKTKTSEDPNKIIVDGVIMEVRKNPRISLWSARSAAVLRFLKNTKPAFSISKEASALIEEAVQQKYPEIWEMFEKENL
- a CDS encoding ParA family protein is translated as MAEIISILNQKGGCGKTTTAVNLSAALALLGKKVLVIDMDPQANATTAFGVQKNEENSVYRVLTGEQTMDEAIVPTEISGLDVLPSHISLSGAEVELSKDIGFPFILKESMDGLLDDYDYVLLDVPPSLGILTINSLVAADSVIIPIQAEFYALEGMADLLDAMNLVESRLKSPSPIKGILITLYDSRTRLGRDVYHNVKQYFGDREYIFKTTIPRNVKLAEAPSHGKPCIIYDEECIGTEAYNDLAKEFLSLSNDLEDNK